In Paractinoplanes brasiliensis, the following proteins share a genomic window:
- a CDS encoding MarR family winged helix-turn-helix transcriptional regulator → MPEPEELATQLLHQLMTLSGEVAGRMHDGLDRLDLNERTANLIWLLSPDAEPQPLRKLAAQLRCDPSNLTLISAKLEERGLAERRPHPEDRRGRTLVLTASGRDVREQLIGMVAQRSPLGGLNTEEQQRLQALLAKALTTM, encoded by the coding sequence ATGCCGGAGCCCGAGGAGTTGGCGACCCAACTGCTTCATCAACTGATGACGCTGTCGGGAGAAGTCGCGGGCCGCATGCACGACGGGCTCGATCGGCTCGATCTGAACGAGCGCACCGCCAACCTGATCTGGCTCCTGAGCCCGGATGCAGAGCCACAACCGTTGCGCAAACTCGCCGCCCAGCTTCGCTGCGATCCGTCCAACCTCACTCTCATCAGCGCGAAACTGGAAGAACGCGGACTGGCCGAGCGACGCCCCCACCCCGAGGATCGACGTGGCCGGACATTGGTGCTGACCGCATCCGGTCGAGATGTCCGCGAGCAACTGATCGGCATGGTTGCTCAGCGCTCACCCCTGGGCGGCCTGAACACGGAAGAGCAACAGCGCCTGCAGGCGCTGCTCGCCAAAGCGCTCACCACGATGTAG
- a CDS encoding type II toxin-antitoxin system Phd/YefM family antitoxin: protein MSDAAAQFNIHDAKTNLSRIIDRVEHGEEIIISRAGTPVAKVIPLNRTVDRVGRGSLAGQLTMAEDWDSADVNEAIARDFGLA, encoded by the coding sequence ATGTCTGACGCAGCTGCACAGTTCAACATCCATGACGCAAAGACAAATCTTTCGCGGATCATCGACCGCGTCGAACATGGCGAGGAGATCATCATCAGCCGGGCCGGCACACCGGTCGCCAAGGTCATCCCCCTGAACCGCACGGTCGACCGGGTCGGCCGAGGCAGCCTCGCCGGCCAACTCACCATGGCGGAGGACTGGGACTCCGCCGACGTGAACGAGGCCATCGCCCGAGACTTCGGACTGGCTTGA
- a CDS encoding type II toxin-antitoxin system VapC family toxin: MSLLLDTHIVLWWLTDDPTLAADLKDRLDHEPDVYVSAATIWEVAIKQALGKLKPDDLAERIRDSGFRHLDITAAHSIAAGRLPLLHRDPFDRMLIAQAKSEGLTLVTRDPEIAKYDLDILTA; the protein is encoded by the coding sequence ATGAGCCTGCTCCTTGACACCCACATCGTGCTGTGGTGGCTGACGGACGACCCGACCCTCGCCGCCGACCTCAAGGACCGGCTGGACCATGAGCCAGACGTCTACGTCAGCGCCGCAACCATCTGGGAAGTAGCGATCAAGCAAGCCCTCGGCAAGCTCAAACCCGACGATCTCGCTGAACGTATACGCGACAGCGGCTTCCGTCACTTGGATATCACCGCCGCTCACAGCATCGCAGCGGGTCGCCTCCCCCTGCTCCACCGCGACCCGTTCGACCGAATGCTCATCGCCCAAGCAAAGTCAGAAGGCCTGACGCTGGTCACTCGTGACCCCGAAATCGCGAAGTACGACCTGGACATCCTCACGGCCTAG
- a CDS encoding type II toxin-antitoxin system Phd/YefM family antitoxin encodes MKVLTISDVRKNFAAVVDMVIDDAEECVIPRGGGKAVVIVSLDEWNAMKETLHVLGSTSNARRLLESIAQADAGLLEEHPLLDPDAPPVPDAGKEAA; translated from the coding sequence ATGAAGGTCCTGACAATCAGCGACGTCCGCAAGAACTTCGCAGCCGTCGTGGACATGGTGATCGACGACGCCGAAGAGTGCGTCATCCCTCGCGGTGGCGGCAAAGCGGTCGTGATCGTCTCGCTCGACGAGTGGAACGCAATGAAAGAGACGCTGCACGTGCTCGGCTCGACATCAAATGCTCGCCGCCTCTTGGAAAGCATCGCTCAGGCCGACGCCGGCCTACTTGAGGAACACCCTCTCCTCGACCCCGACGCACCCCCTGTCCCGGACGCCGGCAAGGAAGCAGCGTGA
- a CDS encoding Txe/YoeB family addiction module toxin has translation MSLRVVFTPNAWQDFDGWLSRDMKMARRISKLIIDVQRNPQGTGIGKPEMLKGPLSGWSSRRINDEHRLIYRVRGNDLEIAACHGHYLDK, from the coding sequence GTGAGCTTACGCGTCGTTTTCACGCCCAATGCATGGCAGGATTTCGACGGCTGGCTCAGCCGCGACATGAAGATGGCTCGGCGCATCAGCAAGCTGATCATCGACGTCCAGCGAAACCCACAGGGAACCGGCATCGGCAAGCCGGAGATGCTGAAAGGCCCACTGTCCGGCTGGTCTTCCCGCCGCATCAACGATGAGCACAGGCTGATCTACCGAGTCCGCGGCAATGACTTGGAAATCGCCGCCTGCCACGGCCACTACCTCGACAAGTAA
- a CDS encoding cellulose binding domain-containing protein yields MAAKHSVRVFGTARFVLSFAVAVLVLLVVWIAVRAVGPAEASKAPTLVLPPVTSAAAPPVVSSPPSVSPTPSRTPSRAPRKSTAPSTSAPTHSRSPERTRPPVVKTTPPPPRTDVKATLSVGASWDEGYVAAVRVVNEGRTPVQWKVTVSHSGQRDLQLRGTWNARGDQQGSGLVFTGGTLAPGQQASFGYQVSKTGRGKARPAGCNALGGSCSVR; encoded by the coding sequence TTGGCTGCCAAGCACTCCGTGCGCGTGTTCGGCACGGCCCGGTTCGTCCTGAGCTTCGCCGTCGCCGTCCTGGTGCTCCTGGTCGTCTGGATCGCCGTACGCGCGGTCGGCCCGGCCGAGGCGTCCAAGGCCCCCACGCTCGTGCTGCCCCCGGTCACGTCGGCCGCGGCCCCGCCGGTGGTTTCATCCCCGCCGTCCGTTTCCCCCACCCCATCCCGTACGCCCTCACGTGCGCCCCGCAAGTCCACCGCTCCCTCCACGTCCGCGCCGACGCACTCCCGGTCACCGGAAAGGACCCGCCCGCCCGTGGTGAAGACCACGCCGCCCCCGCCCCGAACCGACGTCAAGGCCACCCTGTCGGTCGGCGCGAGCTGGGACGAGGGCTACGTGGCCGCCGTACGCGTCGTCAACGAGGGCCGGACCCCCGTGCAGTGGAAAGTGACCGTCAGCCACTCCGGCCAGCGCGACCTGCAACTGCGCGGCACCTGGAACGCGCGCGGCGATCAACAGGGCAGCGGCCTCGTCTTCACCGGCGGCACACTGGCCCCGGGGCAGCAGGCGTCCTTCGGCTACCAGGTATCGAAGACCGGCCGTGGCAAGGCCCGCCCGGCGGGCTGCAATGCGCTGGGCGGTTCCTGCAGCGTCAGGTAG
- the smpB gene encoding SsrA-binding protein SmpB, with translation MPREQGRKVVASNRKAHHDYAISDTFEAGLVLTGTEVKSLRAGRASLVDAFGHEHDGEIFLHGMHIPEYTQGTWTNHEPRRVRKLLLHRDEIAKMRNKLRDDGVTLVPLQVYFHNGYAKVEIGVAKGKKSYDKRQDLASRDAQKEINRALGRRAKGMG, from the coding sequence ATGCCACGCGAACAGGGTCGCAAGGTCGTCGCCTCCAACCGCAAGGCCCACCACGACTACGCCATCTCCGACACGTTCGAGGCGGGCCTCGTGCTGACCGGCACAGAGGTCAAGTCGTTGCGGGCCGGGCGGGCCTCGCTGGTCGACGCGTTCGGCCACGAGCACGACGGCGAGATCTTCCTCCACGGGATGCACATCCCCGAATACACCCAGGGCACCTGGACGAACCACGAGCCCCGGCGCGTCCGCAAGCTCCTGCTGCACCGCGACGAGATCGCCAAGATGCGCAACAAGCTGCGCGACGACGGCGTGACGCTGGTGCCGCTGCAGGTGTACTTCCACAACGGCTACGCCAAGGTCGAGATCGGCGTGGCCAAGGGCAAAAAGAGCTACGACAAGCGGCAAGACCTGGCCAGCCGCGACGCGCAGAAGGAAATCAACCGGGCCCTCGGCCGGCGTGCCAAAGGCATGGGCTGA
- a CDS encoding peptidoglycan DD-metalloendopeptidase family protein: MLFCVALLIAPHPVRADPKDDDAKRAGQAVQRAEAVLEHATDVARAAARRLETATAAMPSAQKKVAMSRGAVAAALAGHKSADRRAKAAREAYEEVADRFQKARDQVADARDRVDEIATASYMGSDIARLNVLVDASGPADMMDRLSIVDQIMRVQQREVAVLVDARRQARTEQDRAGLAKRAAEEAEEAARDRLTAARDAQKAAEQARAALAQLAETRAAALRVANSQRAAVLARYRAAKAEEARIQAALRGYSLRSGDGRYEGGRLLMPVAGWKSSNYGWRFDPYYRVWQLHAGMDIAAGGGTPIRAAAAGRVIRASWAGGYGRYTCISHGRISGVGFQTCYGHQSAFLADVGDYVRRGEVIGLVGTTGASTGNHLHFETRFNGEPRNPVNYLPPCLC, from the coding sequence GTGCTGTTTTGCGTAGCCCTGCTGATCGCGCCGCACCCCGTACGGGCCGACCCCAAGGACGACGACGCCAAGCGTGCCGGACAGGCCGTGCAGCGCGCCGAAGCCGTCCTGGAGCACGCCACCGACGTCGCCCGCGCGGCCGCCCGGCGCCTCGAGACGGCCACCGCCGCCATGCCCTCGGCGCAGAAAAAAGTCGCGATGTCCCGCGGGGCGGTCGCCGCGGCGCTGGCCGGCCACAAGAGCGCCGACCGCAGGGCCAAGGCGGCACGGGAGGCGTACGAGGAGGTCGCCGACCGCTTCCAGAAGGCCCGCGACCAGGTCGCCGACGCCCGTGACCGGGTCGACGAGATCGCCACCGCGAGCTACATGGGCAGCGACATCGCGCGCCTCAACGTGCTGGTCGACGCCAGCGGCCCGGCCGACATGATGGACCGGCTCAGCATCGTCGACCAGATCATGCGCGTGCAGCAGCGGGAAGTCGCCGTCCTGGTCGACGCCCGGCGCCAGGCCCGTACGGAACAGGACCGCGCCGGGCTCGCCAAGCGCGCCGCCGAGGAGGCCGAGGAGGCCGCGCGCGACCGGCTCACCGCCGCGCGCGACGCCCAGAAAGCCGCCGAACAGGCGCGCGCGGCCCTGGCCCAGCTGGCCGAGACGCGAGCCGCCGCGCTCCGGGTGGCCAACTCCCAGCGCGCCGCAGTGCTCGCCCGCTACCGCGCGGCCAAGGCCGAGGAGGCCCGGATCCAGGCCGCCCTGCGCGGCTACTCCCTCAGGTCCGGCGACGGCCGTTACGAGGGCGGCCGGTTGCTAATGCCGGTCGCCGGCTGGAAGTCCAGCAACTACGGATGGCGCTTCGACCCGTACTACCGGGTGTGGCAACTGCACGCCGGCATGGACATCGCGGCGGGCGGCGGCACCCCCATCCGCGCCGCCGCCGCGGGCCGGGTGATCCGCGCCTCCTGGGCCGGCGGGTACGGCCGGTACACCTGCATCAGCCACGGGCGAATCAGCGGCGTCGGCTTCCAGACCTGCTACGGGCATCAATCGGCGTTCCTGGCCGACGTCGGCGACTACGTACGCCGGGGTGAGGTGATCGGGCTCGTCGGCACGACCGGCGCCTCCACCGGCAACCACCTGCACTTCGAGACCCGCTTCAACGGCGAGCCCCGCAACCCGGTGAATTATCTGCCGCCCTGTCTGTGTTGA
- the ftsX gene encoding permease-like cell division protein FtsX, whose protein sequence is MRLKYVLNEVLVGLWRNVTMTVAMIITMSVSLTMLGASVLLYMQVDQMKNYYYGEIEVSIFLRTDVTDGQRQQIDSAISSNPLVANSTYETREQALERFKQLWKDSPEFVNSVGPNSLPESFRVKLKNPETYKTFTDQMKGMQGIQDIIDQRALLDKVFSIFNAIQVGALVVAGVMALAALLLVGNTIQVAAYSKRREVAVMKLVGASNWFIQAPFVLEAVVAGLIGALLGFVALFVSKIVLFDNKLQALTTILTPIENGNVWLMLPLLAGVGALVSAVTAWVTLRFYLKV, encoded by the coding sequence ATGCGCTTGAAGTACGTCCTCAACGAGGTCCTGGTGGGCCTGTGGCGAAACGTCACGATGACGGTCGCCATGATCATCACCATGTCGGTCTCGCTGACCATGCTGGGCGCGAGCGTGCTGCTGTACATGCAGGTCGACCAGATGAAGAACTACTACTACGGCGAGATCGAGGTCTCGATCTTCCTGCGCACTGACGTCACCGACGGCCAGCGCCAGCAGATCGACAGCGCGATCTCGTCCAACCCTCTGGTCGCCAACAGCACGTACGAGACTCGCGAGCAGGCGCTCGAGCGGTTCAAGCAGCTGTGGAAGGACTCGCCCGAGTTCGTCAACTCGGTCGGCCCGAACAGCCTGCCCGAATCCTTCCGGGTGAAGCTGAAGAACCCCGAGACCTACAAGACCTTCACCGACCAGATGAAGGGCATGCAGGGCATTCAGGACATCATCGACCAGCGTGCGCTGCTCGACAAGGTGTTCAGCATCTTCAATGCCATCCAGGTGGGTGCGCTGGTGGTCGCGGGGGTGATGGCGTTGGCCGCGCTGCTCCTGGTGGGAAACACGATCCAGGTCGCCGCGTACAGCAAGCGCCGCGAGGTCGCCGTCATGAAGCTGGTCGGCGCGTCGAACTGGTTCATCCAGGCGCCGTTCGTGCTCGAGGCGGTGGTGGCCGGTCTGATCGGCGCCCTCCTCGGCTTCGTCGCCCTGTTCGTGAGCAAGATCGTGCTGTTCGACAACAAGCTGCAGGCGCTCACGACCATCCTCACGCCGATCGAGAACGGCAACGTGTGGCTCATGCTGCCGCTGCTGGCCGGCGTGGGCGCCCTGGTCAGCGCCGTCACGGCGTGGGTCACCCTGCGCTTCTACCTCAAGGTCTGA
- the ftsE gene encoding cell division ATP-binding protein FtsE: MIQLENVTKTYPKASRPSLDEVSVGIEKGEFVFFIGPSGSGKSTIIKLLLHEVAPTRGRVMVNSKDVTSIRSWKIPHFRRSIGCVFQDFRLLPNRTAYENVAFALEVIGKTKAVSRRVVPEVLELVGLGGKEHRYPHELSGGEQQRVAVARAFVNRPLILLADEPTGNLDPDTSIEIMRLLDRINRTGTTVVMVTHDSNIVNQMRRRVIEIESGRIVRDQARGVYG, from the coding sequence GTGATTCAGCTCGAGAACGTGACGAAGACGTACCCCAAGGCGTCTCGCCCGTCGCTGGACGAGGTCAGCGTCGGGATCGAGAAGGGTGAGTTCGTCTTCTTCATCGGCCCCTCCGGTTCCGGCAAGTCCACGATCATCAAGCTTCTGCTGCACGAGGTCGCGCCCACGCGCGGCCGGGTGATGGTGAACTCCAAGGACGTCACCTCGATCCGCTCCTGGAAGATCCCCCACTTCCGCCGTTCGATCGGCTGTGTGTTCCAGGACTTCCGCCTGCTGCCCAACCGCACCGCGTACGAGAACGTGGCCTTCGCCCTGGAGGTCATCGGCAAGACCAAGGCCGTGTCCCGGCGGGTCGTGCCCGAGGTTCTCGAGCTGGTCGGCCTGGGCGGCAAGGAGCACCGCTACCCGCACGAGCTCTCCGGTGGTGAGCAGCAGCGTGTCGCGGTCGCTCGCGCGTTCGTCAACCGCCCGCTGATCCTGCTGGCCGACGAGCCCACCGGAAACCTCGACCCCGACACGTCGATCGAGATCATGCGGCTGCTGGACCGGATCAACCGGACCGGCACGACGGTCGTGATGGTCACCCACGACTCCAACATCGTCAACCAGATGCGCCGGCGCGTCATCGAGATCGAAAGTGGCCGCATCGTTCGCGACCAGGCTCGCGGCGTCTACGGCTGA
- the prfB gene encoding peptide chain release factor 2 produces the protein MTAADYPEQLKTLDATLRNIENVLDVDKLRRDKAELEEQASAPDLWDDQARAQEVNSRLSYVSGEINRIERLRSRLDDAGLLLEMAEAEGDEDSVHEVGDEIVALTKAIEEMEVRTLLSGEYDSREAVVAIRAGAGGVDAADFAEMLMRMYLRWAERHGYPTEVYETSYAEEAGLKSATFAVKVPYAYGTLSVESGTHRLVRISPFDNQGRRQTSFAGVEVMPVVEQTDHIDIPENELRVDVYRSSGPGGQSVNTTDSAVRLTHIPTGIVVTCQNEKSQLQNKASAMRVLQARLLERKRQEEEAKMAGLKQDTTGSWGDQMRSYVLHPYQMVKDLRTEQETGNPSNVFDGDLDEFIEAGIRWRKQSEKSASA, from the coding sequence GTGACCGCTGCCGACTATCCCGAGCAACTCAAGACCCTCGACGCCACCCTGCGCAACATCGAGAACGTCCTGGACGTCGACAAGTTGCGGCGGGACAAGGCGGAGCTCGAGGAACAAGCCTCCGCGCCGGACCTTTGGGACGACCAGGCCCGCGCCCAAGAGGTCAACAGCCGGCTCTCGTACGTCTCCGGTGAGATCAACCGCATCGAGCGCCTCCGTTCCCGGCTTGACGACGCCGGCCTGCTGCTGGAGATGGCCGAGGCCGAGGGCGACGAGGACTCGGTGCACGAGGTGGGTGACGAGATCGTCGCGCTCACCAAGGCCATCGAGGAGATGGAAGTCCGCACCCTGCTCTCGGGGGAGTACGACTCCCGCGAGGCCGTGGTGGCCATCCGGGCGGGCGCCGGTGGTGTCGACGCCGCCGACTTCGCCGAGATGCTCATGCGGATGTATCTGCGCTGGGCCGAGCGCCACGGCTACCCGACCGAGGTCTACGAGACGTCCTACGCCGAGGAAGCGGGGCTCAAGTCGGCCACCTTCGCGGTGAAGGTCCCGTACGCCTATGGGACCTTGAGTGTGGAATCGGGCACACACCGCCTGGTGCGGATCAGCCCGTTCGACAACCAGGGCCGCCGTCAGACCAGCTTCGCCGGGGTCGAGGTGATGCCCGTGGTGGAGCAGACCGACCACATCGACATTCCCGAGAACGAGCTGCGCGTCGACGTCTACCGTTCGTCGGGTCCTGGTGGACAGAGCGTTAACACCACGGACTCCGCTGTGCGCCTGACGCACATTCCGACCGGGATCGTCGTCACGTGCCAGAACGAGAAATCTCAGCTTCAGAACAAGGCCTCGGCCATGCGCGTGCTCCAGGCGCGGCTCCTCGAACGGAAGCGTCAGGAGGAGGAGGCGAAGATGGCCGGCCTCAAGCAGGACACCACCGGATCCTGGGGCGACCAGATGCGCTCGTACGTCCTGCACCCGTACCAGATGGTCAAGGATCTGCGCACTGAGCAGGAGACGGGCAACCCTTCGAACGTCTTCGACGGTGATCTCGACGAGTTCATCGAGGCCGGCATCCGCTGGCGTAAGCAGTCCGAGAAGAGCGCCTCGGCGTAA
- a CDS encoding PadR family transcriptional regulator, producing MPDSQINPTAAALLGLLHEGPMTGGQLMAAAERRLGPYWSMTRSQVYRELPVLAEMGYVRLGKPGPRSSQPYAITAAGKRAFSRWLAEPAGRDALRNPVALRVAFGEQHSGNQLQTLYTGASEYHSEAMAMAKEQAKEAKKAGDAYGAAALEFAVAYHKAALSWLKAAPTG from the coding sequence ATGCCCGACTCTCAAATCAATCCCACGGCTGCCGCTCTGCTCGGCCTGCTTCACGAGGGGCCGATGACCGGCGGTCAGCTTATGGCGGCTGCCGAACGCCGCCTCGGGCCATACTGGTCGATGACGCGGAGCCAGGTCTACCGCGAATTGCCGGTTCTCGCCGAAATGGGCTATGTCCGTCTCGGCAAGCCCGGCCCGAGATCCAGCCAGCCCTACGCCATCACCGCCGCCGGCAAACGAGCCTTCAGCCGGTGGCTGGCCGAACCCGCGGGCCGGGACGCGCTGCGCAACCCGGTCGCCCTGCGGGTCGCCTTCGGGGAGCAACACAGCGGCAACCAGTTGCAGACCCTTTACACCGGCGCCAGCGAATACCACTCCGAGGCCATGGCGATGGCCAAGGAACAGGCCAAGGAGGCGAAGAAGGCAGGCGACGCGTACGGCGCGGCGGCTCTCGAGTTCGCCGTCGCCTATCACAAGGCCGCGCTCAGCTGGCTCAAGGCGGCTCCGACCGGCTGA
- a CDS encoding DUF6912 family protein: MLTALRAEGQLGSGPLEAHAVTPALREWYAEGDEEELEYVAFTRAAQDALHLLRLDPEAPRRRVVVSADVPSTALIRSEVELGSSTVRLPQPVSIKEVASIHLDGVDAAEAVSAASEVVDEAAAGDPDAQFTVDSAEDHELEWYAVSELDELL, translated from the coding sequence ATGCTCACGGCCCTGCGCGCCGAGGGGCAGCTGGGCTCCGGGCCGCTGGAGGCGCACGCCGTGACCCCCGCGCTGCGGGAGTGGTATGCCGAGGGCGACGAGGAGGAACTGGAGTACGTCGCCTTCACCCGGGCCGCTCAGGACGCTCTGCACCTGCTGCGTCTCGACCCCGAGGCCCCGCGCCGGCGCGTGGTGGTCTCGGCCGACGTGCCGTCGACGGCGCTGATCCGCTCCGAAGTCGAGCTGGGCTCCAGCACCGTGCGGCTCCCGCAGCCGGTGTCGATCAAGGAAGTTGCCTCGATCCACCTGGACGGCGTGGACGCGGCCGAGGCGGTGTCGGCGGCGTCCGAGGTGGTCGACGAGGCGGCCGCGGGCGATCCCGACGCCCAGTTCACGGTCGACAGCGCCGAGGACCACGAGCTCGAGTGGTACGCGGTGTCGGAGCTGGACGAGCTGCTTTAG
- a CDS encoding rhodanese-like domain-containing protein gives MTSFFEALLAFQTDVADVRAAMTSGAPGFVLIDSRSRAAWEQAHIPGAVHLPTADVPARAAGLLDPAVPVVTYCWGPGCNGATRSALAVSRAGYQVKEMIGGIEYWIREGFPVRTPDGDVAQEPDPRVAPVAIGAVPVASGLAAPAACGC, from the coding sequence ATGACTTCCTTCTTCGAGGCGCTGCTCGCCTTCCAGACCGACGTCGCGGACGTCCGCGCGGCCATGACCTCCGGGGCGCCGGGCTTCGTGCTGATCGACTCCCGGTCCCGGGCGGCGTGGGAACAGGCCCACATTCCCGGGGCCGTGCACCTGCCGACGGCCGACGTCCCCGCCCGTGCGGCCGGACTCCTCGACCCGGCGGTGCCCGTGGTGACGTACTGCTGGGGTCCGGGCTGCAACGGCGCGACCCGGTCGGCGCTGGCCGTGTCGCGAGCGGGCTATCAGGTCAAGGAGATGATCGGCGGCATCGAGTACTGGATCCGGGAGGGTTTCCCCGTACGCACTCCCGACGGTGACGTGGCACAAGAGCCCGACCCGCGTGTCGCGCCCGTCGCGATCGGCGCCGTCCCGGTTGCCTCCGGCCTCGCGGCCCCGGCGGCCTGCGGCTGCTGA
- a CDS encoding Lrp/AsnC family transcriptional regulator encodes MTTDFALDRTDWQLLTELQKDGRSSFAELARAVAMSPSAVAERIRRLEEAGVIAGYRAALDPERLGLRVMAFVRLRYPTGNYRPFHALLESTPEIVEAHHVTGEDCFVLKVLTRSMRHLEEVTGRISGLGAVTTSVVYSSPLTGRGISPPQ; translated from the coding sequence ATGACGACGGATTTCGCGCTCGACCGGACGGACTGGCAGTTGCTTACCGAACTGCAGAAGGACGGCCGCTCCTCGTTCGCCGAGCTGGCCCGCGCCGTCGCCATGTCCCCCAGCGCCGTCGCCGAGCGCATCCGGCGGCTCGAGGAAGCGGGCGTGATCGCGGGTTACCGGGCCGCGCTCGACCCGGAACGGCTCGGTCTGCGGGTGATGGCTTTCGTCCGCCTGCGCTACCCCACGGGCAACTATCGGCCGTTCCACGCGCTGCTCGAGTCGACGCCCGAGATCGTCGAGGCGCACCACGTCACCGGCGAGGACTGCTTCGTGCTCAAGGTGCTGACCCGCTCGATGCGCCACCTCGAGGAGGTGACGGGCCGCATCTCCGGCCTCGGCGCGGTCACCACCAGCGTGGTCTATTCGAGCCCGCTCACCGGGCGAGGCATCTCACCACCGCAGTGA
- a CDS encoding helix-turn-helix transcriptional regulator: MAEPRFLPLPDVATELNVSESQVYHMVRSGELPAIKIGGRGQWRVERARLEQYIEEKYAETAAWVAQNPLNASEPE, translated from the coding sequence ATGGCCGAGCCACGTTTCCTCCCGCTGCCCGACGTCGCCACCGAACTGAACGTCTCGGAGTCGCAGGTTTATCACATGGTGCGCAGCGGCGAGCTGCCCGCGATCAAGATCGGCGGCCGTGGCCAGTGGCGCGTCGAGCGCGCCCGCCTCGAGCAGTACATCGAGGAGAAGTACGCCGAGACGGCCGCGTGGGTGGCGCAGAATCCGCTCAACGCGTCGGAGCCCGAGTAG
- a CDS encoding Rv3235 family protein has product MLGTLEGPRTVITLRPTPRCEPPFDDELEPTVWATAQQLALDWPSTRKPGEKREEQPALPQRSPIAGASADAKLAVRRFVRACVEVFNGHRPAAHLRRLARPMEASAVVAQGMAAAHRVADVRRGHRRKPSRVAPVAVIHVRLCEPRPGAVEAAVALLTGERTWALALRLELHEDAWRATLLRLI; this is encoded by the coding sequence ATGTTAGGAACGCTCGAGGGCCCCCGGACTGTGATCACCCTCCGTCCCACCCCACGCTGCGAGCCACCCTTCGACGACGAGCTGGAGCCCACCGTCTGGGCCACCGCTCAGCAGCTCGCCCTCGACTGGCCGTCGACCCGCAAGCCGGGCGAGAAACGTGAGGAACAGCCGGCCCTGCCGCAGCGCTCCCCCATCGCGGGCGCCTCGGCCGACGCCAAGCTCGCCGTCCGCCGGTTCGTCCGGGCCTGCGTCGAGGTCTTCAACGGTCACCGTCCGGCCGCGCACCTGCGTCGCCTGGCGCGCCCGATGGAGGCCTCCGCGGTCGTGGCTCAGGGGATGGCGGCCGCCCACAGGGTGGCGGATGTGCGGCGGGGCCACCGCCGGAAACCGAGCCGGGTCGCGCCGGTCGCGGTCATTCACGTACGCCTGTGCGAGCCGCGCCCGGGCGCTGTCGAAGCCGCTGTGGCCCTGCTGACCGGGGAGCGCACATGGGCCCTGGCGCTGCGGCTGGAACTGCACGAGGACGCCTGGCGCGCGACGCTCCTGCGTCTGATCTGA